In Afipia sp. GAS231, a single window of DNA contains:
- a CDS encoding SDR family oxidoreductase, producing the protein MLLAGKKVVVVGGSSGIGLSTAEMAKREGADVIIASRNVERLDKAADALNAIAIPADVTSDDSVTKLFRSCGPVDHVVVTAAQLRSGPFKTVTMEDVRGTMEGKFWGAWRVAKHAEIRAGGSLTLVSGFLSVRPRPNSAIVSAANGALESLSRALALELAPVRVNCVSPGIIDTPIRAAMPEEARREMLAKAAASLPVGRVGVGEDIARQILSFMANGFATGATVYIDGGALVI; encoded by the coding sequence ATGTTGCTTGCAGGCAAGAAGGTCGTCGTCGTCGGTGGCTCCTCCGGCATTGGTCTGTCGACCGCCGAAATGGCGAAGCGCGAGGGTGCCGACGTCATCATCGCGTCGCGCAATGTCGAGCGGCTCGACAAGGCCGCCGACGCGTTGAACGCGATCGCGATCCCTGCCGACGTCACCAGCGACGACAGCGTCACCAAACTGTTCCGTAGCTGCGGCCCGGTCGATCATGTCGTGGTCACGGCAGCGCAGCTTCGCTCCGGCCCGTTCAAGACGGTCACGATGGAGGATGTGCGCGGCACGATGGAAGGCAAGTTCTGGGGCGCATGGCGGGTGGCAAAACATGCCGAAATCCGCGCCGGCGGATCGCTGACGCTGGTATCCGGATTCCTGAGCGTTCGGCCGCGGCCGAATTCAGCCATCGTCAGCGCCGCCAACGGCGCGCTGGAATCACTGTCGCGGGCGCTGGCGCTCGAACTGGCGCCGGTGCGGGTAAACTGCGTATCGCCCGGCATTATCGACACGCCGATCCGCGCCGCGATGCCGGAAGAAGCGCGGCGTGAGATGCTGGCGAAAGCCGCGGCGTCGTTGCCAGTTGGCCGCGTCGGCGTCGGCGAGGACATCGCCCGGCAAATCCTGAGTTTCATGGCGAACGGATTTGCGACCGGGGCGACCGTCTATATCGACGGCGGCGCGCTGGTGATCTGA
- a CDS encoding cupin domain-containing protein translates to MASENNGAFIRNIAEVPWREFPNHFGGALSKPLVMPETAGSRHIDYRISMYQPMAHVARHKHLVQEQIYHVLEGEGLMEIAGKNHVVRRHDFIFLPPGVEHAISNSGLTDLVFLVITSPVTDDEKPV, encoded by the coding sequence ATGGCTTCAGAGAACAACGGCGCCTTCATTCGCAACATCGCCGAGGTGCCGTGGCGCGAATTCCCCAATCATTTCGGTGGTGCGCTGTCAAAACCGCTGGTGATGCCGGAGACGGCCGGCTCCCGTCACATCGATTACCGCATTTCGATGTACCAGCCGATGGCACATGTCGCGCGCCACAAGCATCTGGTCCAGGAGCAGATCTACCACGTGCTCGAGGGCGAAGGGCTGATGGAGATCGCAGGAAAGAACCACGTCGTGCGCAGGCACGACTTCATCTTCCTGCCGCCGGGCGTCGAACATGCGATTTCGAATTCGGGGCTGACCGATCTCGTGTTCCTGGTGATCACCTCGCCGGTGACGGACGACGAAAAGCCGGTGTGA
- a CDS encoding DUF1045 domain-containing protein: protein MATHPRYAIYYADAPGSTLDRFGASLLGYDAYSGEELPFPDGLPPDWRELAQDPRKYGFHATLKAPMTLAPGRTEAQLVAACELFADAARPVPLIKPAIDTISGFIAVIPAEPSPELERLAADCTRAFDFFRAPLTPEDRARRNPAKLTARQCEYLDRWGYPYVMEEFRFHMTLTGRLPAERRDGVVAMLRSRFAAIELATLEIDRIALFRQDDAASRFGIIGHWPLRASA from the coding sequence ATGGCAACTCACCCACGTTACGCAATCTATTACGCCGACGCGCCCGGCAGCACGCTCGACCGTTTCGGCGCGTCGCTGCTCGGCTACGATGCTTACAGCGGCGAAGAACTGCCGTTTCCGGACGGCTTACCGCCGGACTGGCGCGAGCTGGCGCAGGATCCCCGCAAATACGGCTTCCACGCCACGCTGAAAGCGCCGATGACGCTGGCGCCAGGCCGAACCGAAGCCCAGCTTGTCGCCGCCTGCGAACTGTTTGCCGATGCGGCGCGGCCAGTTCCCCTGATCAAGCCAGCGATCGATACCATCAGCGGCTTTATCGCGGTAATCCCGGCTGAACCATCGCCGGAGCTCGAGCGGCTGGCCGCCGATTGCACCCGCGCGTTCGACTTCTTCCGCGCGCCACTCACACCCGAGGACCGCGCGCGGCGCAATCCAGCAAAACTGACGGCGCGGCAGTGCGAGTATCTGGACCGCTGGGGCTATCCTTACGTGATGGAAGAGTTTCGCTTTCACATGACGCTGACCGGGCGGCTGCCCGCCGAGCGGCGCGATGGCGTGGTGGCGATGCTGCGAAGCCGCTTTGCCGCGATCGAGCTTGCGACGCTGGAGATCGACCGGATTGCCCTGTTCCGTCAGGACGACGCGGCGTCGCGCTTCGGGATTATCGGCCACTGGCCGTTGCGGGCCAGCGCCTGA
- a CDS encoding alpha-D-ribose 1-methylphosphonate 5-triphosphate diphosphatase, giving the protein MTDMLIEGGRVLLGTEIVDTPLRIAGRDIVAVGSDHGRGSLGIDAGGLLVLPGIVDLHGDAFERQMMPRPGVDFPIDVALVDSDRQAISNGITTVYHATTWSWEPGLRSADNARRLLDAIEAMRPQLAADTRFHLRQETYNLDAETEIMEWLPEGRVDLLAFNDHMASTVASLTKPQKRSRMVERTGLSGDAFDRLVESVVARAHDVPASVARLAQAARDANVRMLSHDDDSPEMRKAFRSQGVGIAEFPVNEETAREAASAGDFIVFGAPNVVRGGSHTGWTKASDMIAKGLCSVLASDYYYPAPLLAAFRLAADGVLPLAEAWRLISSAPARAAGLTDRGTLAAGARADILLVDDTLPLRPRIVAVISAGRLVHLTEAHRLVHAPVARKAVAAA; this is encoded by the coding sequence GTGACCGATATGTTGATCGAAGGTGGCCGGGTTCTGCTCGGCACTGAAATAGTGGACACCCCGCTGCGGATCGCCGGCCGCGACATTGTTGCAGTTGGTTCGGATCACGGGCGTGGCTCTCTCGGCATCGATGCCGGTGGCCTGCTGGTGCTGCCCGGGATCGTCGACCTCCACGGCGACGCCTTCGAGCGGCAGATGATGCCGCGCCCCGGCGTCGATTTTCCGATCGACGTTGCCTTGGTCGACAGCGACCGGCAGGCGATCAGCAACGGCATCACCACCGTCTATCACGCCACCACCTGGTCGTGGGAGCCGGGCCTGCGCAGCGCCGACAATGCGAGACGGCTACTCGACGCGATCGAGGCGATGCGGCCGCAGCTCGCGGCCGACACCCGCTTCCATCTGCGCCAGGAGACCTACAATCTCGACGCCGAGACCGAGATCATGGAATGGCTGCCGGAAGGCCGCGTCGACCTGCTCGCCTTCAACGATCATATGGCTTCAACCGTCGCCAGCCTCACCAAGCCGCAGAAGCGCAGCCGCATGGTGGAGCGCACCGGTCTCTCGGGCGATGCCTTCGACCGCCTGGTGGAAAGCGTGGTTGCCCGCGCCCATGACGTGCCGGCCTCGGTCGCCCGGTTGGCACAGGCGGCGCGCGACGCCAATGTGCGGATGCTGTCGCATGACGACGACAGCCCGGAGATGCGCAAGGCGTTCCGCTCGCAGGGCGTGGGCATCGCCGAATTTCCGGTCAACGAGGAGACCGCGCGCGAGGCGGCCAGCGCCGGCGACTTCATCGTGTTCGGGGCGCCCAATGTCGTGCGCGGCGGCAGCCATACCGGCTGGACCAAAGCCTCCGACATGATCGCCAAGGGCCTGTGTTCGGTGCTGGCATCCGACTATTACTATCCGGCGCCGCTGCTGGCGGCGTTTCGTCTGGCCGCCGATGGCGTGTTGCCGCTGGCCGAGGCCTGGCGACTGATCTCGTCCGCGCCGGCGCGCGCCGCCGGCCTGACCGATCGCGGCACGCTCGCCGCGGGAGCCCGCGCCGACATCCTGCTGGTCGACGACACGCTGCCGTTGCGGCCGCGAATCGTCGCGGTGATATCAGCCGGACGTCTGGTGCATCTGACCGAGGCCCACCGTCTCGTGCATGCGCCGGTCGCACGCAAGGCAGTTGCGGCCGCCTGA